GAATGGATGCCATTTGAACTGCGTCCCTATCCAAATGAAACGCTTCGTCCGGAAGGAGAGTATTTACAAAAGGGATGGGAAAACAATGTGTATCCAACCGCTGAACGTTTTGGCGTGAAGATTGTATTGCCGAAGGTATCCCCGCAACCTTATACGCATTTAGCATTTGAGGGCTTTCAATATGCGAAAGAGCATGGCAAGGGGAATGAGTACAACCATCGTATGTTCACAGCTTTTTTCCAGGATGAACTGGATATTGGAAAAATTGATGTGCTTACCAGGTTGGCTGGTGAAATTGGGCTCGATCAGAAAGAGTTTCGTGATGCGTTGGAAACACGAAAATATAAAGAAGCGCACCAAAAGGAATTGCAACATGCGTATGAGGGAGTACAGATTACAGCCGTTCCCACATTTATTATCGGGCGGTATCAGATTCCGGGACTTCTTCCGAAAGAGCAGTTAGAGAAAGTGATTGATGAAGAAATAGCGCGATGCAGATGAGGGCGGAAATTCCGCCTTTTTAACATATTTGCTTGGAAAGAGGGTTATCTGGGTGAATGCAGGTTATATATATGCCATTTTAACGTATGCGATTTGGGGGGTGCTGCCCATGTACTGGAAACTGTTTTCAGAAGTCAGCGCATGGGAAATTTTATCCCATCGCATTATCTGGTCGGTGGTTTTTGTTCTGTTGCTTGCGGCTGTTTTAAATAAACGGAATGCAATTAAAGCAGCAATTCCGGATTGGAAAAGCAAGGGACTCGTTATGATAAGTTCGATTCTTATTAGCGCAAACTGGGTCACTTACATTTGGGCAGTTAACAACGGACATATGGTGGAAGCCAGTCTTGGATATTACATGAATCCGCTTGTTAGTGTTTTGCTTGGTGTATTTTTTCTGCGGGAACGGTTACGGAAACTGCAGTGGGGTGCGATCGGTCTGGCGACAATGGGTGTATTGATCCTGACGTTCAGCTACGGACACTTTCCGTGGATCGCGCTTTCGTTAGCTTTTTCGTTCGGTTTCTATGGATTAGCCAAGAAGAAGGTTCGGGCCGATACAATAGCTGGTTTAACCCTTGAAACCATTGTGGTATTTCCGCTTGCTTTGATTTATTTGATTGGATTCGAACATGGAGGAACCGGGTGGCATGTATTGTCCGGCTGGCAAATGATTGTGCTTCTCTTGTCTGGGGTTGCGACAGCCTTGCCTCTCTTGTGGTTTGCAGAAGCTACGAAACGATTACCATTGTCTGTGCTAGGATTTATTCAGTATTTATCACCAACTATTACTCTTCTATTAGGTTTGTTTGTGTACCATGAAGACTTTACGAAAACCGATATCCTCAGTTTTGGACTTATTTGGATTGCATTGGTAGTATATATGTTCCAAATGACACGAAAACAAGCAACGCATCGTATAGAAGCAACGGGTGTTTAACGGGGACATTATGTCGGGTATTAAATTGGGACTTGATCAAAGGCCCGACTCAGGATATTTTTATATTGAACATTCATTATAAATAAATGAAGGAGAACGTGATGCCAAAGGTTGGTATGAAGGAAGTGCGTCAGCAACAAGTGATCGAGGCAACTATGCGTTGCATTGTGAAAAAAGGCCTCTCCCAGATGTCAATGAAGGATATTGCTGTGGAAGCAGGGGTCAGTACGGGTATCATATACCACTATTTTAAAAATAAAGAGGATTTGTTGCTGCAGGTGCTTAAAGAATCCTTTCGCAAATCGCACGAACGAGTGATGGATACGGTGGAGCCATTGCGGCAATCCAGGGAAAAGCTGTTGAAACACCTGGAGAACATTAACGCTGTTCCGAAAGAGAACCCCGATTTTTACATTGTGTTACTCAACTACTTAGGCCAGGCTCCTCATAACCCTGAGATTCATAAGATCGTCACCAAGTTTCTCAGTAACCTTACATCCTATGCCAACCGGTATTTATCAACTGATTTAACCGGCGGCACCTTTGCCGATGTCCGACTCTGGCATCTTCCTACGATCCTTTTGGCGCTCGGAATGGGACTCGGCATCATGTGGACGCTCGATCGCAACTCATTTTCAATTGAGGAGATGGACGTAAGTCTAAAGGACCTCATTAGCAGATACATTGACTGACCATCCGCACAGCACGGCGCCGCAATGAATCGACATACTACCCAAAGGAGGTCAATCAATGGAAATCCTCGTTGAGAAAAAAGGAAAAGTTTGTACGATTATCATCAATCGTCCTGAGGTACGCAATGCTGTCAACCGGGAAACGGCGCAACAGCTCGCGGACGCATTTCGCGTATTTGAAGCGGACAAGGAGTTGAACGTAGCAGTGCTCTGTGGCGCGGGTGGCACGTTTTGTGCCGGCGCGGACTTGAAGGAAGTTGCAAAATTGTCGGAAGATGGTGG
The sequence above is a segment of the Effusibacillus dendaii genome. Coding sequences within it:
- a CDS encoding DsbA family oxidoreductase: MTLKIQVYSDYVUPYCFIAEFPLQEAIKGKDVEVEWMPFELRPYPNETLRPEGEYLQKGWENNVYPTAERFGVKIVLPKVSPQPYTHLAFEGFQYAKEHGKGNEYNHRMFTAFFQDELDIGKIDVLTRLAGEIGLDQKEFRDALETRKYKEAHQKELQHAYEGVQITAVPTFIIGRYQIPGLLPKEQLEKVIDEEIARCR
- the rarD gene encoding EamA family transporter RarD produces the protein MNAGYIYAILTYAIWGVLPMYWKLFSEVSAWEILSHRIIWSVVFVLLLAAVLNKRNAIKAAIPDWKSKGLVMISSILISANWVTYIWAVNNGHMVEASLGYYMNPLVSVLLGVFFLRERLRKLQWGAIGLATMGVLILTFSYGHFPWIALSLAFSFGFYGLAKKKVRADTIAGLTLETIVVFPLALIYLIGFEHGGTGWHVLSGWQMIVLLLSGVATALPLLWFAEATKRLPLSVLGFIQYLSPTITLLLGLFVYHEDFTKTDILSFGLIWIALVVYMFQMTRKQATHRIEATGV
- a CDS encoding TetR/AcrR family transcriptional regulator → MPKVGMKEVRQQQVIEATMRCIVKKGLSQMSMKDIAVEAGVSTGIIYHYFKNKEDLLLQVLKESFRKSHERVMDTVEPLRQSREKLLKHLENINAVPKENPDFYIVLLNYLGQAPHNPEIHKIVTKFLSNLTSYANRYLSTDLTGGTFADVRLWHLPTILLALGMGLGIMWTLDRNSFSIEEMDVSLKDLISRYID